A window of the Lolium perenne isolate Kyuss_39 chromosome 7, Kyuss_2.0, whole genome shotgun sequence genome harbors these coding sequences:
- the LOC127315673 gene encoding putative F-box/LRR-repeat protein 9 codes for MPSPSAPPPTATARSRSKKPLRTFHVSVFNLVPLPPPTQDWADLPLDALLCVLHKLDTVELLIGGVAGVCRSWRRAAREEPSLWRRIDLRGQSVPPFRWRDSFNIMMRDALRLSAGQCETFFGEYLHDDTLLYIVERAPSLKSLHLTRSYRLSEKVFLKAIKKLPLLEELELSLCQYDSKVLELVAQECPRLKHFRHVWNSYIVNRSKCKDDKVAFAIAKMHGLRSLHLIADYITNTGLTAIIDNCPRLEYLNIRDCPRVRMDDNLAKKCACIIMDDCEYSLPPSPGGRFCFSPRNVPDTDTEGDYYDDNEDDSSSASYCLPDVYDAERVFDNKSMLRYTIHLSK; via the exons ATGCCATCACCATCGGCCCCGCCGCCAACGGCGACGGCGCGAAGTCGATCCAAGAAACCACTGAGGACATTCCATGTCTCGGTGTTCAACCTGGTGCCGTTGCCGCCGCCGACGCAGGACTGGGCGGACCTGCCGCTCGACGCGCTCTtgtgcgtcctccacaagctggaCACCGTCGAGCTCCTCATCGGCGGCGTGGCGGGGGTTTGCCGCTCCTGGCGCCGCGCCGCGCGGGAGGAGCCGTCGCTATGGCGCCGCATTGACCTGCGCGGCCAGTCTGTGCCCCCCTTCCGCTGGCGCGACAGCTTCAATATCATGATGCGGGACGCCCTGCGGCTCAGCGCTGGGCAGTGCGAGACCTTCTTCGGCGAGTACCTCCACGACGACACCCTCCTCTACATCGTCGAGCG GGCACCATCACTGAAAAGCCTTCACCTCACCAGGTCTTATCGTCTCTCTGAGAAAGTATTTCTAAAGGCAATTAAGAAGCTCCCTCTACTCGAAGAGCTCGAGCTTTCACTATGCCAATATGACAGCAAGGTGCTTGAACTTGTCGCTCAAGAGTGCCCCCGGCTGAAGCACTTTAGACATGTATGGAACAGCTACATTGTAAACCGTAGTAAGTGCAAAGATGACAAGGTAGCTTTTGCAATTGCAAAGATGCACGGGCTACGTTCGTTGCATCTTATCGCTGATTACATCACCAACACAGGACTGACAGCCATCATTGACAACTGCCCCCGCCTAGAGTATCTTAATATCCGGGATTGCCCCCGTGTCAGGATGGATGACAATCTAGCAAAGAAGTGTGCATGTATCATCATGGATGACTGCGAGTACTCTCTACCTCCCAGCCCTGGTGGTAGATTTTGTTTCTCTCCACGTAATGTTCCGGATACCGACACCGAGGGTGACTATTATGACGACAACGAAGATGATAGCTCTAGTGCTTCGTACTGCCTTCCCGATGTTTATGACGCTGAGAGAGTTTTTGATAACAAGAGCATGCTTAGGTACACGATACACCTGAGCAAATAA
- the LOC127312456 gene encoding putative F-box/LRR-repeat protein 23 → MMGVASTETRDWAELPWDALTTVYGKLGLAGTLVGAVHVCSSWRRAAAHEPTLIRAGDDGLLLSLAQRLSSLRILRLVSCYSISNEGFIEAIQKLTLLEELEISLCKNILPEAIEVVGKACSCLKRFRLSNDRFYCFEDEYSNNQEARGISAMLELRSLQLFGNNLNNQGLISILDNCPHLEFLDIRNCFNINMDTALQVKCARIETLRLPDDSTADYEFPVKSPIRYCSNFAPDYICEEHWAISIFEEDEDDYLSREFYPPEEDLLEIDDTSRLEEDGEIPEDEESMMLDYYATLHETGLV, encoded by the exons ATGATGGGGGTGGCGTCGACGGAGACGAGGGACTGGGCGGAGCTGCCGTGGGACGCCCTGACGACCGTCTACGGCAAGCTGGGCCTGGCGGGCACCCTGGTGGGCGCCGTCCATGTGTGCAGCTCCTGGCGCCGCGCGGCCGCCCACGAGCCCACACTGATCCGCGCCGGGGACGACGGACTCCTCCTCTCCCTCGCCCAGCG ATTATCATCGCTAAGGATCCTTCGCCTTGTATCATGCTACAGCATATCTAATGAAGGATTTATCGAGGCAATACAAAAGTTGACACTTCTTGAGGAGCTCGAGATTTCACTTTGTAAAAATATCTTGCCAGAGGCAATTGAGGTTGTTGGCAAAGCTTGCTCATGCCTGAAGCGTTTCAGGCTGAGCAACGACCGCTTCTACTGTTTCGAAGATGAGTACTCCAATAATCAGGAAGCAAGGGGGATCTCGGCAATGCTTGAGCTACGCTCCCTTCAACTTTTTGGCAataacctcaacaaccaaggactCATATCCATCCTTGACAACTGCCCACACCTGGAGTTCCTCGACATTCGCAATTGCTTCAACATTAACATGGACACAGCGTTGCAGGTCAAGTGTGCCAGGATTGAGACACTTAGGCTTCCTGATGACTCAACTGCGGACTACGAGTTTCCTGTCAAAAGCCCCATTAGGTATTGTTCTAATTTTGCCCCTGACTACATAtgcgaagaacattgggccatcagtatattcgaggaggatgaagatgactATCTTTCCCGTGAGTTTTATCCACCTGAGGAAGATTTGCTTGAAATCGATGACACATCACgcttggaggaagatggagaaatcCCTGAAGACGAGGAATCTATGATGTTAGATTACTATGCGACCCTGCACGAGACTGGATTGGTCTAA